Proteins encoded by one window of Macaca mulatta isolate MMU2019108-1 chromosome 10, T2T-MMU8v2.0, whole genome shotgun sequence:
- the LOC114670334 gene encoding LOW QUALITY PROTEIN: uncharacterized protein UNQ6126/PRO20091 (The sequence of the model RefSeq protein was modified relative to this genomic sequence to represent the inferred CDS: inserted 1 base in 1 codon; deleted 3 bases in 2 codons), protein MLPEQGPQPSTMLLCRLLAAFTSLLGQAATTLEEAASPNEAVHASTSGSGALTDQTFTDLSAVEAPSEKVPDFMEVPHSAXHTINCFFYLEKRLCQLPSPLCLSGLLTLKLKTTMVPAPGGCWGFQPHEAFPLLVGTPGRWQSTVDPVWAASSQPSPG, encoded by the exons ATGCTTCCAGAGCAAGGGCCTCAGCCTTCCACGATGCTGCTCTGCCGCCTCCTCGCCGCCTTCACCAGCCTCCTGGGGCAGGCAGCCACCACGCTGGAGGAAGCTGCTTCTCCCAACGAGGCTGTCCACGCATCAACATCAGGCAGTGGCGCACTCACTGATCAG ACATTCACAGACCTCTCAGCTGTCGAGGCCCCCTCAGAGAAGGTTCCTGACTTCATGGAGGTGCCACACTCTG CACATACAATTAATTGCTTTTTCTACTTAGAAAAACGACTCTGCCAACTGCCATCCCCACTGTGTCTAAGCGGCTTgcttactttaaaattaaaaaccacaatGGTCCCAGCTCCTGGCGGGTGCTGGGGTTTCCAACCTCACGAGGCATTCCCACTTCTGGTGGGCACC CCTGGACGCTGGCAGAGCACAGTCGATCCCGTGTGGGCGGCCTCCTCTCAGCCAAGCCCAGGGTGA